In the genome of Shewanella glacialimarina, one region contains:
- a CDS encoding amidase produces the protein MFEVTEISIAELRQALESGRTTSVELVKSYLARVDAYDGPATQTKLNALVVRNQDAIKEAEASDARRASGQALSPLDGIPYTTKDSYLVKGLTAASGSPAFKDLVAQYDAFAVERLREAGAICLGKTNMPPMANGGMQRGHYGRAESPYNANYLTAPFASGSSNGAGTGTAASYSAFGLAEETWSSGRGPASNNGLCAYTPSRGVISVRGNWPLTPTMDVVVPYTRTMADMLEVLDVIVADDPITRGDLWRLQPWVEIPKASSVRPQSYLDLAAQTDTLKGKRFGVPRMYINKDELAGTSENPGIGGPTGQRINTRATVIDLWEAARKALESAGAQVIEVDFPLVSNCEGDRPGAPTVFNRGIVTSEFLEDELWALSGWALDEFLRANNDPKLNKLSDVNGHLIFPHDLGTLPNREGDLAAGMDEYVNMAKRGLKSYNQIDSIPDGLRGLEKTRKLDLEDWMDELKLDAVLFPTVADVGPADAHLNPTSADIAWSNGVWVANGNLAIRHLGVPTVTVPMGVMADIGMPVGLTFAGRAYDDNNLLKFASAFEATGNKRVIPPCTPALGQ, from the coding sequence ATGTTCGAAGTCACTGAGATTTCTATTGCCGAGCTGCGACAGGCTCTCGAGTCGGGCCGAACTACATCGGTTGAACTGGTTAAGTCATATTTAGCTCGAGTTGATGCTTACGACGGCCCAGCGACACAGACCAAGCTAAACGCGTTAGTGGTTCGCAATCAAGATGCGATAAAGGAAGCTGAGGCTTCTGATGCACGTCGAGCTAGTGGTCAAGCACTTAGCCCACTTGATGGGATACCTTATACGACTAAGGACAGCTATCTTGTTAAGGGACTCACTGCCGCTTCTGGTAGCCCAGCCTTCAAGGATTTAGTGGCTCAATATGATGCCTTTGCCGTGGAACGTCTGCGCGAAGCGGGTGCAATTTGCTTAGGCAAAACCAACATGCCGCCTATGGCCAATGGTGGTATGCAACGTGGTCACTATGGTCGCGCAGAAAGTCCATATAATGCAAACTACCTTACCGCGCCTTTTGCTTCTGGTTCGTCCAATGGCGCCGGTACTGGCACTGCGGCAAGCTATTCTGCTTTCGGTCTGGCGGAAGAAACATGGTCGAGCGGTCGTGGTCCTGCATCAAACAACGGCCTGTGTGCATATACTCCATCTCGTGGTGTAATCTCTGTGCGCGGCAACTGGCCGTTGACACCGACTATGGATGTTGTGGTGCCTTACACTCGTACTATGGCAGACATGCTCGAAGTACTTGATGTCATCGTGGCTGATGACCCTATCACCCGCGGTGATTTATGGCGTTTACAACCTTGGGTTGAAATCCCCAAAGCATCAAGCGTGCGTCCACAATCTTATTTGGATCTTGCTGCTCAAACCGACACACTTAAAGGCAAGCGTTTTGGGGTGCCGCGCATGTACATCAATAAAGATGAATTGGCTGGCACCAGCGAAAACCCAGGTATTGGCGGACCAACCGGTCAGCGTATCAATACCCGCGCGACAGTTATCGACTTATGGGAAGCGGCGCGCAAAGCACTTGAGTCTGCTGGAGCACAAGTCATTGAAGTGGATTTTCCGCTGGTTTCCAACTGCGAAGGTGACCGACCTGGTGCGCCGACCGTGTTCAATCGCGGCATAGTCACCTCTGAGTTTCTTGAAGACGAGTTATGGGCACTATCGGGTTGGGCTTTAGATGAATTCTTGCGTGCCAATAATGATCCTAAATTAAATAAGCTTTCTGACGTTAACGGCCATTTAATTTTCCCACATGATTTAGGCACCTTGCCAAATCGTGAGGGCGATTTAGCCGCAGGCATGGATGAATACGTCAACATGGCTAAAAGAGGGCTTAAGTCGTATAACCAGATCGACAGTATTCCTGATGGTTTGCGCGGCTTAGAGAAAACGCGCAAGCTAGACTTGGAAGACTGGATGGACGAGCTAAAACTTGATGCTGTGCTGTTTCCAACTGTGGCTGATGTGGGTCCTGCTGATGCACACCTTAATCCTACGTCTGCCGACATAGCTTGGAGCAACGGTGTTTGGGTTGCCAACGGTAATCTGGCTATTCGTCACTTAGGTGTACCGACGGTAACTGTACCTATGGGCGTAATGGCCGATATTGGTATGCCAGTAGGTTTAACTTTTGCAGGCCGTGCCTATGACGACAATAATCTGCTTAAGTTTGCCAGTGCATTTGAAGCGACGGGCAACAAGCGTGTTATTCCTCCATGCACACCAGCGCTTGGTCAATAA
- a CDS encoding methionine synthase yields MKTLLKQMLLPTSTAGSLPKPLWLAEPETLWSPWKLQGEELIAGKHDALRLSLQDQQQAGIDIVSDGEQTRQHFVTTFIEHLNGVDFEKRKTVKIRDRYDASVPTVVGPVSRQKSVFVEDAKFLRQQTTQPIKWALPGPMTMIDTLHDDHYKSREKLAWEFAIILNQEAKELEAAGVDIIQFDEPAFNVFFDEVNDWGIACLERAIEGLKCETAVHICYGYGIKANTDWKKTLGSEWRQYEEAFPKLQQSNIDIISLECHNSHVPMELLELIRGKKVMVGAIDVASNTIETPEEVADTLRKALQFVDADKLYPCTNCGMTPLTHQVARAKLNALSAGAAIVRQELLANTN; encoded by the coding sequence ATGAAAACATTACTTAAACAAATGCTGTTACCCACTTCCACTGCTGGCAGTTTGCCTAAACCTTTATGGCTTGCTGAGCCTGAAACACTTTGGTCACCTTGGAAATTACAAGGTGAAGAGTTAATTGCGGGCAAACACGATGCTCTACGTTTGTCATTACAAGATCAACAGCAAGCAGGTATTGATATAGTCAGTGATGGCGAGCAAACGCGCCAACATTTTGTAACTACCTTTATTGAACACCTCAATGGCGTTGATTTTGAAAAACGTAAAACTGTTAAAATTCGTGACCGCTATGATGCCAGCGTTCCCACAGTTGTTGGTCCAGTGAGCCGTCAAAAGTCGGTTTTTGTTGAAGACGCCAAATTTTTACGTCAGCAGACCACGCAACCAATAAAATGGGCGCTACCTGGCCCTATGACAATGATAGATACACTTCATGATGATCATTATAAAAGTCGTGAAAAACTTGCCTGGGAATTTGCCATAATACTGAATCAAGAAGCCAAAGAATTAGAAGCTGCGGGTGTTGATATTATTCAATTTGACGAACCTGCATTTAACGTGTTTTTTGATGAGGTGAATGACTGGGGCATTGCGTGCTTAGAAAGAGCTATTGAAGGGCTAAAATGCGAAACTGCTGTGCATATTTGTTACGGTTATGGCATCAAAGCCAATACCGATTGGAAAAAAACCTTAGGCTCTGAGTGGCGCCAATATGAAGAGGCATTTCCGAAACTACAGCAATCGAATATCGATATTATTTCACTTGAATGTCACAACTCCCATGTGCCGATGGAACTACTTGAACTCATTCGCGGTAAGAAAGTCATGGTTGGCGCGATTGATGTAGCAAGCAATACCATAGAAACGCCAGAGGAAGTGGCAGATACTCTGCGAAAAGCACTTCAATTTGTCGATGCTGATAAGCTTTACCCTTGTACCAACTGCGGCATGACACCTTTAACGCATCAAGTAGCAAGAGCCAAACTCAATGCCTTAAGTGCAGGCGCAGCGATCGTTAGACAAGAACTCTTGGCCAACACGAATTAA